From Spirosoma agri, one genomic window encodes:
- a CDS encoding lytic transglycosylase domain-containing protein has protein sequence MTKLFQMVAAGFGCLTTLASLSAVAQPTHFLALNTANLSVESSLRAGRTLDEAVHFCGEDVPTNQPTITAHWLRTLSRQAALAGNLTLLKRRAAVVFPLIEPILNQYRIPSDFKFLPLLESAVTNRAVSRRGAAGFWQLMPQTAQSLGLSVSRRHDERFDLRKATHAACRYLNELYDQLGSWMLVATAYNAGPNYIQQLSRRYPDMHPMALPYRAAETRAYLFQTVVIKELLTHPQAYSDQLSSRHLAALSDLETPISSLERAAILASFDMDESALAAISEGRSEENKLTFVADSTTAVVLLTDNEADSDAVEPADSARIDPTTALSGKPALLPQTVGSANRLVTRSLNEGPLAEGQIYVFQVVEPILINGRTFAVGDVIHAHVELIDAASGRAFLRTDRLITAQTQETIPLALVATEQPKQPGVARPARLDGWRLTWEQL, from the coding sequence ATGACGAAACTGTTCCAGATGGTTGCAGCCGGTTTCGGCTGTCTAACCACCCTTGCCAGCCTGTCTGCCGTTGCCCAACCCACCCATTTTCTCGCGCTCAACACCGCCAATCTGTCCGTTGAATCGTCACTACGAGCGGGCCGCACGCTTGACGAGGCTGTTCACTTCTGTGGCGAAGACGTGCCCACGAATCAGCCCACCATTACAGCCCACTGGCTACGTACACTTAGTCGTCAGGCGGCTTTGGCCGGTAATCTTACGCTATTAAAGCGCCGGGCAGCCGTGGTTTTCCCACTGATCGAGCCTATTCTCAACCAATACCGGATTCCGTCCGATTTTAAGTTTCTACCACTACTCGAAAGTGCCGTGACAAACCGGGCTGTTTCGCGGAGAGGGGCGGCTGGTTTCTGGCAACTGATGCCCCAGACGGCTCAGTCACTCGGGTTGAGCGTATCGCGCCGACACGATGAGCGGTTCGATCTTCGCAAAGCAACCCATGCCGCCTGTCGCTATCTGAACGAACTGTATGATCAGCTCGGCTCGTGGATGCTGGTCGCAACGGCCTACAATGCCGGCCCGAATTATATTCAGCAATTGAGTCGCCGGTATCCTGATATGCACCCGATGGCCTTGCCCTATCGGGCTGCTGAAACCAGGGCCTATCTCTTTCAGACCGTAGTGATTAAAGAATTACTGACGCATCCGCAGGCTTACAGTGATCAGTTAAGTAGTCGTCATCTGGCCGCCCTCAGCGATCTGGAAACACCCATATCGTCCCTGGAACGAGCGGCTATTCTGGCCTCATTCGATATGGATGAATCGGCTTTAGCGGCTATATCAGAAGGGCGATCGGAGGAAAATAAGCTAACCTTCGTAGCTGATTCGACGACGGCGGTTGTCCTGCTGACTGATAATGAAGCCGATTCTGATGCGGTTGAACCAGCCGATTCTGCCCGGATAGACCCCACTACCGCGCTGTCGGGCAAACCGGCTTTGTTGCCTCAGACGGTTGGGTCAGCAAATCGGTTAGTGACCAGGAGTTTAAACGAAGGCCCACTGGCCGAGGGACAGATTTACGTATTCCAGGTGGTAGAACCTATCCTGATCAATGGACGTACGTTTGCCGTTGGCGATGTGATTCACGCACATGTCGAACTGATCGATGCCGCTTCCGGCCGGGCTTTTTTACGAACGGACCGGCTTATAACGGCTCAGACACAGGAAACGATTCCGCTGGCATTAGTGGCGACCGAGCAACCCAAACAACCGGGAGTGGCCCGACCAGCCCGACTCGATGGCTGGCGACTGACCTGGGAGCAATTGTAG
- a CDS encoding homoserine kinase, with protein MNSITVFAPATVANVACGFDIFGFAVDNPGDQVTLTASPEPGVRITDIIGDDGRLPRETGRNTAGIAIQTYLQHINRTDVGVDVVLRKQMPLGSGLGSSAASSVAGVFAINELLGRPLPTLKLLPFAMEGERIACGSAHADNVAPSLLGGFVVIRSYQPLDVVRIDTPATLFCTLVHPDIEVNTKDARFILKNEVSLKNTIIQMGNVAGLIAGLMKPDYDLISRSLVDVIIEPVRSILIPEFNEAKKAALANGALGCSISGSGPSMFALSRDARTAEQVGAAMQQAFLSVGITSEAYVSEINRQGPKVLAAPHEVAH; from the coding sequence GTGAATTCAATTACTGTATTTGCTCCTGCTACCGTTGCCAATGTGGCCTGCGGATTTGACATATTTGGTTTTGCCGTCGATAATCCCGGCGATCAGGTTACCTTGACTGCCAGTCCAGAACCGGGCGTTCGGATCACAGACATTATTGGTGATGATGGACGACTACCCCGCGAAACCGGGCGCAACACGGCGGGTATTGCCATTCAGACCTATCTTCAACACATTAATCGAACGGATGTTGGCGTCGATGTAGTGCTGCGAAAGCAGATGCCACTCGGTAGTGGCTTAGGTTCCAGCGCGGCTAGTTCCGTTGCCGGTGTTTTCGCGATAAACGAACTGCTCGGTCGGCCCTTGCCTACGCTGAAACTGCTGCCTTTTGCTATGGAGGGTGAGCGGATCGCGTGTGGGTCGGCCCACGCTGACAATGTAGCCCCGTCTCTGCTGGGTGGGTTCGTCGTTATCCGGAGCTATCAGCCATTGGACGTTGTTCGAATCGATACCCCGGCGACGCTGTTCTGCACGCTCGTCCATCCTGATATTGAAGTTAATACGAAAGATGCGCGGTTCATCCTTAAAAATGAGGTGTCTTTGAAGAATACCATCATCCAGATGGGGAATGTGGCGGGTCTGATAGCGGGCTTGATGAAACCCGATTATGACCTGATCAGCCGGTCGCTGGTCGACGTTATTATCGAACCGGTTCGCTCTATTTTGATCCCCGAATTCAACGAAGCGAAAAAAGCGGCTCTGGCGAATGGTGCCTTGGGTTGCAGTATTTCGGGATCAGGACCGTCGATGTTTGCGCTTAGCCGCGATGCCCGGACAGCCGAGCAGGTTGGAGCCGCGATGCAGCAAGCCTTTTTATCGGTCGGTATCACCAGCGAAGCTTACGTTTCAGAGATCAATCGGCAGGGACCCAAAGTTCTTGCAGCTCCCCACGAGGTCGCGCATTAA
- a CDS encoding peptidoglycan DD-metalloendopeptidase family protein — protein MEFRSVVRFLFACIAVASLHACTGVGPTTNLFRSSSPHEQYGQSLKAAKLDRTALGIDWVAAGERALRDSLTISIPYRESGYFAANKPFAVGYRMSAQRGDRFLVRVETQGQKDAQVFIDVFALDDRNRTTLLTASKADTNVLAWEPRRTQNFLIRIQPELLRSGSYTISITREPALSFPVQGRDSRQISSFFGASRDAGRRRHEGVDIFAPKGTPAVASVDGTITSVSTNSLGGNVVFLSDNERNIRLYYAHLDRWNVSAGQHVSIGDTVGFVGNTGNARTTGPHLHFGIYGFSDGATDPLPFIRLGRGPARQSLLPVSRLGDSVRVSANRTFVRSAPASDARVVGDVPKATSLLIVGGTDAWLRVELPNGQTGYVASNTTETLKRPLRRLTLTSSGNLLDAADSRAGVLKTLATGSPVDILSVFAGFQLVRSADGYTGWLSRLAAP, from the coding sequence ATGGAATTTAGATCAGTAGTACGTTTTCTTTTTGCTTGTATTGCCGTTGCTTCGTTACACGCTTGCACGGGCGTTGGTCCTACCACGAATTTATTCCGTTCTTCGTCTCCGCATGAGCAGTATGGTCAGTCGCTCAAGGCCGCTAAACTAGACCGGACCGCTCTCGGCATTGATTGGGTTGCGGCTGGCGAACGGGCACTGCGCGACTCGCTGACCATTTCGATTCCCTACCGGGAAAGCGGCTATTTTGCGGCCAATAAGCCGTTTGCTGTCGGGTATCGGATGAGTGCTCAGCGGGGCGACCGGTTCCTGGTGCGGGTAGAAACCCAGGGGCAGAAAGATGCCCAGGTGTTCATCGATGTCTTTGCGCTGGATGATCGCAACCGGACCACGCTGCTTACGGCGTCGAAGGCCGATACCAACGTGCTTGCGTGGGAACCCCGACGGACACAGAATTTTCTGATCCGCATTCAGCCCGAACTGCTGCGAAGTGGGAGCTATACCATTTCAATCACGCGCGAACCGGCGCTAAGCTTTCCGGTGCAGGGACGTGACAGCCGCCAGATCAGTAGTTTTTTTGGCGCATCCCGCGATGCCGGACGCCGACGTCACGAAGGGGTTGACATCTTTGCGCCCAAAGGAACACCCGCCGTAGCCTCGGTCGATGGGACGATCACGAGTGTCAGCACGAATAGCTTAGGTGGAAATGTCGTGTTTTTGTCGGACAACGAACGGAATATCCGGCTTTACTACGCCCATCTCGATCGCTGGAACGTCAGTGCCGGTCAGCATGTATCAATAGGCGACACAGTCGGATTTGTTGGCAATACCGGAAATGCCCGTACCACTGGCCCACACCTGCATTTTGGTATCTATGGTTTCAGCGATGGAGCGACCGACCCGTTGCCCTTCATTCGGCTGGGACGTGGGCCCGCCCGCCAGAGCCTGCTTCCTGTGTCGCGATTGGGTGATTCTGTCCGTGTATCGGCTAATCGAACTTTTGTTCGGTCTGCGCCAGCCAGCGATGCCCGCGTTGTAGGCGATGTACCAAAAGCGACAAGCCTGCTGATTGTGGGTGGCACGGATGCCTGGCTGCGTGTCGAACTGCCCAATGGACAAACCGGCTACGTTGCCAGTAACACTACAGAAACCTTGAAACGACCGCTTCGACGACTAACGCTTACGTCGTCTGGCAATCTGCTCGATGCTGCCGACAGCCGGGCTGGCGTACTGAAAACATTGGCCACGGGTTCGCCGGTCGATATATTGTCTGTTTTTGCTGGTTTTCAGCTCGTGCGGAGTGCCGATGGCTACACAGGTTGGCTGTCCCGATTAGCCGCTCCATAA
- a CDS encoding ferritin: MKDLARLRTSIKESVELALNQQIQMEMVSSSKYLAMAGWCDRNGLDHSAGFFYKQSEEERKHGMKIFHYLCDQGAMAFSPEVPAVGQEFDSLRAVFETALEQEIAVTDSINRIIGVCRRESDYATEELMKWYVREQMEEEYIARRCLDLFDQIPADQLYYLDKKVSSVTYEDNVFGE, from the coding sequence ATGAAAGATTTAGCAAGACTGCGCACGTCGATCAAAGAAAGTGTCGAACTAGCGCTGAACCAACAGATACAAATGGAAATGGTTTCGTCGTCGAAGTACCTGGCGATGGCGGGCTGGTGTGACCGTAACGGACTTGATCATAGCGCGGGTTTTTTCTACAAACAGTCGGAAGAAGAGCGCAAGCATGGTATGAAAATTTTCCATTATCTCTGCGACCAGGGAGCAATGGCGTTTTCGCCCGAAGTACCAGCAGTAGGTCAGGAATTTGATTCGCTGCGGGCTGTATTTGAAACGGCACTCGAACAGGAAATTGCGGTAACGGATTCCATCAATCGGATCATTGGCGTATGCCGTCGCGAAAGCGATTACGCTACCGAAGAGTTGATGAAGTGGTACGTGAGAGAGCAAATGGAAGAAGAATACATCGCCCGTCGTTGCCTGGACCTCTTCGACCAGATTCCTGCCGACCAGCTATATTATTTGGACAAGAAAGTGTCCAGCGTTACCTACGAGGACAACGTCTTTGGCGAATAG
- a CDS encoding DUF6686 family protein has product MQCQCHLLSESVSGRIVLYGHPAPDDAHNIALQFNNITQWLCYDDFLALEWNVRSIDMNVYFEVHPHEDRVHLSTPSRYLSFSFKPHELTELKRMLSKAVARLHWFETLRNAQN; this is encoded by the coding sequence ATGCAATGTCAATGCCATCTCTTGTCCGAATCAGTTAGTGGCCGGATCGTGCTTTACGGACATCCCGCCCCTGATGATGCCCATAACATTGCTTTACAGTTCAACAACATTACACAATGGCTATGCTACGATGATTTTCTGGCGCTTGAATGGAATGTGAGAAGTATTGATATGAATGTATATTTTGAGGTGCATCCGCACGAAGATCGGGTTCACCTTAGCACACCTTCTCGTTACTTGAGCTTTAGCTTTAAACCGCACGAACTGACCGAATTAAAACGAATGCTCAGTAAAGCCGTAGCCCGGTTACATTGGTTTGAGACACTTCGGAATGCCCAGAATTGA
- a CDS encoding DUF6607 family protein produces MRLLLSCSLLMLGASAVLVQAQPKNEDIAAIKGQCGCHDVSFLYAETFAPEKSYVFKDRYTAKGTEWVFVEEESGPASRPTKLVIQHLLVAGDSIVIKHWREDWIYQNTRLLRFDQNASWKRADITPAQAKGQWTQKVFEVDDSPRYEGSATWIHADGRHYWENTTDAPLPRREYTKRTDYNVMRRTNHHEIRPDGYVHEQDNDKLIRSEAGDQLIVSEKGQNVYRRTDEKKCQSAKAWWARNRAYWADVRSVWNDVLAKRETVAIRGQVKGGVLSRELDELERTYQQQPVASVTNKQLIRQTIEKYLK; encoded by the coding sequence ATGCGTCTACTCTTATCGTGTTCACTACTTATGCTGGGCGCTAGCGCTGTTCTGGTGCAGGCACAGCCCAAAAACGAAGATATTGCAGCCATTAAGGGCCAATGTGGCTGTCATGATGTGAGCTTTTTGTACGCTGAAACCTTTGCACCCGAGAAGAGCTACGTGTTTAAGGATCGCTATACGGCTAAAGGTACGGAGTGGGTATTTGTCGAGGAAGAATCCGGCCCGGCGTCCCGGCCGACTAAGCTGGTCATTCAACATCTGTTGGTTGCTGGCGACAGCATCGTCATCAAGCACTGGCGCGAGGACTGGATTTATCAGAATACCAGGCTGCTCCGGTTTGACCAGAATGCTTCCTGGAAACGGGCTGACATCACCCCCGCTCAGGCCAAAGGCCAATGGACGCAAAAAGTATTCGAGGTCGATGATAGTCCGCGTTATGAAGGATCAGCAACATGGATTCATGCCGACGGACGGCATTACTGGGAAAATACAACCGACGCACCGCTACCGCGTCGGGAATATACCAAACGTACGGATTACAATGTTATGCGTCGGACCAATCATCACGAAATTCGCCCTGATGGGTATGTGCATGAACAGGATAACGACAAACTCATCCGCTCCGAAGCTGGCGATCAGTTGATTGTTTCGGAGAAGGGCCAGAATGTGTACCGTCGGACCGATGAGAAAAAATGCCAGTCTGCCAAAGCGTGGTGGGCCAGGAACCGGGCCTATTGGGCTGACGTGCGTTCGGTCTGGAACGATGTATTGGCTAAGCGGGAAACGGTTGCTATTCGGGGACAGGTAAAAGGGGGCGTATTGAGTCGCGAACTGGACGAACTGGAGCGAACGTACCAGCAGCAGCCCGTTGCCTCCGTAACAAATAAACAGCTCATCCGTCAGACCATCGAAAAATATCTGAAGTAG
- a CDS encoding DUF4136 domain-containing protein gives MKLKGIISSIFIAGTLASCAPAITVKYDYDPKVNVRQFATYRIEADRQRNADPIVGSNLNQRRIADALDLSLKARGYKPVTQGEADLIVRFFTDSRDRQQIQSNNMYSPYSWWYGGMGNNVYSRQYEENRVVVNVSDARTNDIIWQGWATGQLNNRNKERDRDQTFRETVTSIMKNFPESAGQDYGAAR, from the coding sequence ATGAAACTCAAAGGCATAATCAGCAGTATTTTTATCGCCGGCACGCTGGCGTCCTGCGCCCCGGCCATTACGGTTAAGTACGACTATGATCCTAAAGTGAACGTTCGGCAGTTTGCCACGTATCGTATCGAAGCGGACCGTCAGCGTAACGCCGATCCAATTGTTGGTAGCAACCTAAACCAGCGCCGGATAGCGGATGCACTGGATCTGTCACTCAAAGCACGCGGTTACAAACCCGTTACGCAGGGCGAAGCGGACCTTATCGTTCGGTTCTTTACCGACTCACGCGACCGTCAGCAGATTCAGTCGAACAACATGTACTCGCCGTACTCCTGGTGGTACGGTGGTATGGGTAACAATGTTTACTCGCGGCAGTACGAAGAAAACCGTGTCGTTGTGAACGTATCGGATGCGCGTACGAACGATATCATCTGGCAGGGCTGGGCAACGGGCCAGTTGAACAACCGGAATAAAGAACGGGATCGTGATCAGACATTCCGCGAAACCGTGACAAGCATTATGAAAAACTTCCCGGAAAGTGCCGGGCAGGATTACGGTGCCGCTCGATAA
- the atpG gene encoding ATP synthase F1 subunit gamma — MASLKEVRARITSINSTQQITKAMKMVAAAKLRRAQDNITQLRPYAKKLSQMLGTVSAGAETASESPYKQVRPIDRVLLIVVTSDRGLCGAFNTNVVKAALTLIDEKYASQARSGNVEIMPIGKKGAEAFQRRGFKVNTAHVDAFQSLSFATVRTAAEEAMAGFAAGRYDVVEVIYNEFKNAAMQIVRTEQMLPIVATEAPAGSAASAINYTFEPSEEEIITELIPKTLKIQLYKAVLDSNASEHGARMTAMDKATENAGELLKELRLVYNRTRQAAITTEILEIVGGAEALASA, encoded by the coding sequence ATGGCATCACTAAAAGAAGTACGCGCCCGGATTACGTCGATCAACTCTACGCAGCAAATCACGAAAGCCATGAAAATGGTGGCAGCGGCAAAACTGCGTCGGGCACAGGATAACATTACACAACTACGCCCATACGCGAAGAAACTGAGCCAGATGCTCGGTACTGTATCGGCAGGCGCCGAAACGGCGTCGGAAAGCCCTTACAAGCAGGTTCGTCCCATTGACCGGGTGCTGCTGATCGTTGTCACATCGGATCGTGGACTGTGTGGCGCGTTCAACACGAACGTTGTCAAGGCTGCTCTGACCCTGATCGATGAAAAATACGCGTCACAGGCGCGGTCGGGCAATGTTGAAATTATGCCCATTGGCAAGAAAGGGGCGGAAGCGTTCCAACGACGTGGTTTTAAAGTAAACACGGCTCACGTTGATGCATTTCAATCGTTGAGCTTTGCTACTGTCCGGACCGCAGCCGAAGAAGCGATGGCCGGATTCGCAGCTGGCCGCTATGATGTCGTTGAGGTAATTTACAACGAATTCAAGAATGCAGCGATGCAGATCGTGCGGACTGAGCAAATGTTGCCAATCGTGGCTACTGAAGCGCCCGCAGGTTCGGCAGCATCAGCCATCAATTATACCTTCGAGCCATCGGAAGAAGAAATCATTACAGAGCTGATTCCGAAAACACTCAAGATTCAACTATACAAAGCTGTCCTCGACTCCAACGCATCGGAACACGGTGCCCGGATGACGGCCATGGATAAAGCAACTGAAAACGCTGGGGAGCTTCTTAAAGAACTCCGCCTGGTATACAACCGGACACGTCAGGCCGCCATTACGACCGAGATTCTCGAAATCGTAGGTGGTGCCGAAGCACTGGCCAGCGCATAA
- the atpA gene encoding F0F1 ATP synthase subunit alpha: protein MESVRPDEISAILRQQLAGTQTEAELEEVGTVLQIGDGVARIYGLSKVQAGELLSFNNGLQAMALNLEEDNVGAVLLGDYSDVKEGDTVKRTDQIAYVNVGDGILGRVVNTLGHPIDGMGPIQGELFQMPLERKAPGVIFRQPVNEPLQTGIKAIDAMIPIGRGQRELIIGDRQTGKTAVAIDTIINQKEFYDKGQPVFCIYVACGQKASTVKQVEQTLRKAGAMDYTVIVAANASDPSPMQFFAPFTGAAIGEFFRDTGRPALVVYDDLSKQAVAYREVSLLLRRPPGREAYPGDVFYLHSRLLERAAKVNSNDEIAKNMNDLPPSLKDRVKGGGSLTALPIIETQAGDVSAYIPTNVISITDGQIFLESNLFNSGIRPAINVGISVSRVGGNAQIKSMKKVAGTLKLDQAQFRELEAFAKFGSDLDASTKLTIERGRRNQEMLKQPQYSPVPVEQQVAIIYASTNGLLDKVPVNKVKAFESEFAMVLSAQYPNVLNDLRAGKLTDEATAALKKVAADLSAQY from the coding sequence ATGGAATCCGTAAGACCCGACGAGATATCAGCCATTCTGCGCCAGCAGTTAGCCGGTACACAAACCGAGGCTGAACTCGAAGAAGTCGGTACGGTGCTGCAAATCGGCGACGGCGTAGCGCGTATCTACGGCCTCTCGAAAGTGCAGGCCGGTGAATTGCTGTCGTTCAACAACGGGCTGCAGGCTATGGCGCTGAACCTGGAAGAAGACAACGTCGGAGCTGTATTGCTCGGCGATTATTCGGACGTCAAAGAAGGTGATACCGTTAAGCGGACGGATCAGATTGCCTACGTAAACGTTGGCGATGGTATCCTTGGCCGGGTCGTAAACACCCTGGGCCATCCAATTGACGGTATGGGTCCCATTCAGGGCGAGTTGTTTCAAATGCCGCTGGAGCGAAAAGCACCGGGTGTTATTTTCCGGCAGCCAGTAAACGAACCCCTGCAAACAGGAATCAAAGCGATCGACGCCATGATCCCCATCGGTCGGGGTCAGCGCGAATTGATCATCGGTGACCGTCAGACGGGTAAAACCGCCGTGGCTATCGATACGATCATCAACCAGAAAGAATTCTACGATAAGGGACAGCCTGTATTCTGTATCTACGTTGCCTGTGGTCAGAAAGCATCGACGGTAAAACAGGTAGAGCAAACACTGCGTAAGGCTGGTGCTATGGATTACACAGTGATCGTAGCAGCCAATGCATCCGATCCGTCGCCAATGCAGTTCTTTGCTCCTTTTACGGGTGCTGCCATTGGCGAATTCTTCCGCGATACAGGTCGCCCGGCGCTAGTTGTTTATGACGATTTGTCAAAACAGGCCGTTGCGTACCGTGAAGTATCGTTGCTGTTGCGTCGCCCACCAGGCCGTGAGGCTTATCCGGGAGACGTGTTCTACCTGCACAGCCGCTTGCTGGAACGGGCCGCTAAGGTTAACTCCAACGATGAGATCGCCAAGAACATGAACGATCTGCCACCTTCGTTGAAAGACCGGGTTAAGGGCGGTGGTTCATTGACAGCATTACCGATCATCGAAACCCAGGCGGGTGACGTATCGGCTTACATTCCTACGAACGTAATCTCGATTACAGACGGACAGATCTTCCTGGAGTCGAACTTGTTCAACTCGGGTATTCGTCCGGCGATCAACGTAGGTATTTCGGTATCGCGTGTGGGTGGTAATGCTCAGATCAAATCGATGAAGAAAGTGGCTGGTACGCTGAAACTCGACCAGGCCCAGTTCCGTGAGCTGGAAGCCTTCGCCAAGTTCGGCTCTGACCTTGATGCATCGACAAAACTGACGATCGAACGTGGTCGCCGGAACCAGGAGATGCTGAAACAACCTCAGTATTCGCCGGTACCGGTCGAACAGCAGGTTGCCATTATTTACGCGTCGACGAACGGCTTACTCGATAAAGTTCCTGTCAATAAAGTGAAGGCGTTCGAGAGCGAATTTGCCATGGTGTTAAGTGCTCAGTATCCGAACGTTCTGAACGATCTTCGGGCGGGTAAACTTACCGATGAAGCAACGGCTGCGCTTAAGAAAGTAGCTGCTGATCTGTCGGCACAATACTAA
- a CDS encoding FKBP-type peptidyl-prolyl cis-trans isomerase translates to MKFNQLMLAGIVSAVFVAGVATAQVKKPVAKKPVSGAKPATAAKPAMGGSLTSSQDSISYSIGLFMAQNLKQQGMGDLNNTLLTRGLEDAMKGQKTLLTQEQAGMVMNTFMQKQYALKNAEGMKASSENKKIGTAFLTENKTKTGVVTTASGLQYSIEKEGTGAKPTATDRVKVHYTGKLLDGKVFDSSVERGQPAEFGVGEVIKGWTEALQLMPVGSKWKLYIPSDLAYGDRGAGADIKPGSTLVFDVELLDIVKQ, encoded by the coding sequence ATGAAGTTCAACCAATTGATGCTGGCCGGTATTGTGTCAGCCGTTTTTGTCGCCGGTGTTGCGACTGCCCAAGTCAAAAAGCCAGTTGCCAAGAAGCCAGTTTCGGGTGCTAAACCCGCAACAGCCGCAAAACCTGCCATGGGTGGGTCTTTAACATCATCTCAGGATTCAATCAGCTACAGCATTGGCCTTTTTATGGCGCAAAACCTGAAACAGCAGGGCATGGGCGATCTGAATAATACTTTGCTCACGCGTGGTCTGGAGGATGCCATGAAAGGGCAGAAGACGTTGCTGACCCAGGAACAGGCCGGCATGGTGATGAACACGTTCATGCAAAAACAGTACGCCCTCAAAAATGCCGAAGGTATGAAAGCGTCATCGGAGAATAAAAAGATCGGTACGGCGTTCCTGACCGAAAATAAAACGAAGACGGGTGTGGTGACAACGGCGAGCGGTTTGCAGTATTCGATCGAAAAAGAAGGAACCGGCGCTAAACCAACCGCTACGGATCGGGTTAAAGTACATTACACTGGCAAGTTGCTGGATGGAAAAGTATTCGATAGCTCGGTTGAACGTGGTCAGCCTGCGGAGTTTGGTGTGGGTGAAGTTATTAAAGGATGGACCGAGGCTCTTCAGTTGATGCCTGTTGGTTCTAAATGGAAACTGTACATTCCATCGGATCTGGCGTACGGCGATCGGGGAGCCGGTGCTGACATTAAACCAGGCTCGACGCTGGTGTTTGATGTCGAGTTGCTTGATATTGTTAAACAATAA